A section of the Chryseobacterium scophthalmum genome encodes:
- a CDS encoding cupin domain-containing protein, which produces MIQYLIIILLVFSSTVIAQNKVHSNKIKSNKMNTNIPTISDFPTGEENTAFAQYFIGKSYLAPLTSNKDLNVPISNVTFEPGCRNNWHSHTGGQLLIVVGGEGLYQERGKPARRLKSGDIVEIAPNVEHWHGATAESWFSHLATNGNPQTNQNTWLEAVSDEEYAEANKK; this is translated from the coding sequence ATGATACAATATTTAATCATCATTCTTTTAGTGTTCAGTTCAACTGTAATCGCACAAAATAAAGTACATTCAAACAAAATAAAATCTAACAAAATGAATACAAATATTCCTACAATAAGTGATTTTCCAACAGGTGAAGAAAACACTGCTTTTGCACAATATTTTATTGGTAAATCATATTTGGCGCCTCTTACAAGCAATAAAGATTTAAATGTTCCCATTTCCAACGTTACATTTGAACCAGGTTGTCGTAATAATTGGCACAGTCATACTGGAGGACAACTTTTGATTGTTGTTGGTGGTGAAGGCTTATATCAGGAAAGAGGAAAACCTGCTCGTCGTTTAAAATCTGGTGATATTGTAGAAATTGCTCCGAATGTTGAGCACTGGCACGGTGCAACTGCCGAAAGCTGGTTTTCACATTTAGCAACAAATGGTAATCCGCAAACCAATCAAAATACATGGCTGGAAGCTGTCTCAGATGAAGAATACGCTGAAGCCAACAAAAAATAA
- a CDS encoding DapH/DapD/GlmU-related protein has protein sequence MSFNKDIFARLRNGETIMPDDPEIYQLLEASYEVKKQLIQLNTSTEPNEILKILNEIVGEKLENVAVFTPIYINYGKHLNIGKNVFINFDCVFLTLGGITIEDEVLIGPKVSLITENHPLKPQHRKGLIGKSIHIKKNAWIGASATILPGVTIGENAVVAAGAVVSKDVPDNVVVGGIPAKIIKTIE, from the coding sequence ATGAGTTTTAACAAAGATATTTTTGCCAGACTTCGGAATGGTGAAACAATAATGCCTGATGACCCTGAAATTTACCAATTGTTGGAAGCTTCTTATGAGGTTAAAAAACAATTGATTCAATTAAATACTTCCACAGAACCGAATGAGATTTTGAAAATATTAAACGAGATTGTCGGTGAAAAATTGGAGAATGTAGCGGTGTTTACACCCATTTATATCAACTATGGAAAGCATCTTAACATCGGTAAAAATGTATTCATTAACTTTGATTGTGTTTTTCTGACATTAGGTGGAATTACCATTGAAGACGAAGTATTAATCGGCCCGAAAGTTAGTCTGATAACTGAAAATCACCCTTTAAAACCTCAACACAGGAAAGGATTGATAGGAAAATCTATTCATATTAAAAAAAATGCGTGGATTGGAGCCAGTGCAACCATTCTTCCTGGAGTGACGATTGGCGAAAATGCTGTGGTTGCAGCTGGAGCTGTGGTTTCCAAAGATGTTCCAGATAATGTTGTGGTGGGAGGGATTCCTGCAAAAATCATAAAAACAATTGAATGA
- a CDS encoding putative quinol monooxygenase yields MSIYLTVVVKAKPEHVQEIKGLLYSLPELSKKEEACIEYDVHQSIDDENTFILNEKWESVDGLDLHNEQSYSKEFFASFDKLQKQPIIYRSK; encoded by the coding sequence ATGAGTATTTATTTAACCGTTGTCGTAAAGGCAAAGCCTGAGCATGTGCAAGAGATAAAAGGCCTTCTATACAGTCTCCCGGAATTATCTAAGAAAGAAGAAGCCTGCATCGAATATGATGTCCACCAGAGTATTGATGATGAAAATACTTTTATCCTTAATGAAAAATGGGAAAGTGTAGATGGCTTAGATCTCCATAATGAGCAATCATATTCAAAGGAGTTTTTTGCATCATTCGATAAATTACAAAAGCAACCGATTATTTATCGATCCAAATAA
- a CDS encoding AraC family transcriptional regulator encodes MKKIIKFPTSLIGLDTPQNTLELDGCTLIEQCIHSTEVKGTMYLEQHLLLIVLEGTVVLTYGNQEYTVGKNDMILLKKATAVKYHKFGNTENDNIYDSLMFSIKDDLLKSFLSRSEIKVSKPEGEIKTRPYPMNECLVAFAHSMKPYFFDQSVVHPGQLRLKIMELLYDVAECNRNMFLQILQLHEPIRTDIRNVVEQHYASPVSVSELAYLSGRSLSSFKRDFQNIYNVAPATWIREKRLEKAKEMLQTTSLSVSDICYSLGFENVSHFSRIYKEFHGQTPSISR; translated from the coding sequence ATGAAAAAAATAATAAAGTTTCCGACTTCTTTGATAGGTCTTGATACACCTCAGAATACCTTAGAACTTGATGGTTGTACTTTAATTGAGCAATGTATACATAGTACAGAAGTTAAAGGTACTATGTATCTCGAACAGCATTTACTTCTTATTGTCCTTGAGGGAACGGTTGTTCTTACCTATGGAAATCAGGAATATACAGTGGGCAAAAATGATATGATTTTGCTAAAGAAAGCTACCGCAGTAAAGTATCATAAATTTGGAAATACTGAAAATGACAATATTTATGACAGTTTGATGTTCAGCATTAAAGATGATCTCCTAAAGTCATTTTTGTCAAGATCAGAAATCAAGGTGTCTAAACCTGAAGGAGAGATCAAAACAAGACCATATCCAATGAATGAATGTTTGGTTGCATTTGCCCATTCCATGAAGCCTTACTTTTTTGATCAATCTGTGGTTCATCCTGGACAACTTCGGTTGAAAATTATGGAATTGCTATACGATGTTGCGGAATGTAACCGAAATATGTTTTTACAAATTCTACAATTACACGAGCCTATACGGACCGATATCCGTAACGTGGTGGAACAGCATTATGCTTCACCGGTTTCTGTTTCTGAACTGGCTTATCTTTCCGGCAGAAGTTTATCAAGTTTTAAAAGAGATTTTCAGAATATCTACAATGTCGCGCCAGCAACCTGGATCAGAGAAAAGAGATTAGAGAAGGCAAAAGAAATGCTGCAAACAACATCTTTGTCGGTTTCAGACATTTGTTACTCACTAGGATTTGAAAATGTCTCTCATTTTTCAAGAATATATAAAGAATTTCATGGGCAGACACCGAGTATATCGCGGTAA
- a CDS encoding NADH:flavin oxidoreductase/NADH oxidase → MSKLFSPLNVKSITFKNRIITSPMCMYMAEDGFASDWHLVHYGSRAMGGAGAVMLEATAISADGRIGVGDLGIWKDEHIEVLTKITSFVKSSGSVPAIQLAHAGRKGSTWASGRESRPLMPDEENGWEVIAPSAIAFSSTMQTPREMTLEDIEELQQDFADAAARALKAGFEMIEIHSAHGYLINEFLSPIPNKRSDYYGGTIENRARFLFEIIDKVKAVWPSELPIAVRISATDWMEDGWNIDDSVWLSKKLAGKGIDIVDVSSGGTVPNAKIVVGSGYQLPFASKIKRELKNQLLVGTVGMITSAHQAETILTNGDADLIFIGREFLRNPYFSLEAAKQLRSEAPVPKPYELAY, encoded by the coding sequence ATGTCAAAATTATTTAGTCCATTGAATGTAAAATCAATTACGTTTAAAAACAGAATCATCACTTCGCCAATGTGTATGTACATGGCAGAAGATGGCTTTGCAAGTGATTGGCACTTGGTTCATTATGGTTCGAGAGCAATGGGAGGGGCAGGTGCAGTAATGCTGGAAGCAACAGCTATTAGCGCTGACGGACGTATTGGTGTTGGAGATTTGGGAATCTGGAAAGACGAACATATTGAAGTGCTTACCAAGATCACGTCATTTGTAAAAAGTAGCGGATCTGTTCCTGCAATTCAATTGGCGCATGCCGGTAGAAAAGGAAGTACGTGGGCTTCAGGACGTGAGAGCCGCCCGTTAATGCCCGATGAAGAAAATGGGTGGGAAGTGATAGCACCTTCTGCTATTGCATTTTCTTCAACAATGCAAACACCCCGCGAAATGACTTTGGAAGATATCGAAGAACTTCAACAAGACTTTGCGGATGCTGCTGCGAGAGCGTTAAAGGCTGGTTTTGAAATGATCGAAATCCACAGTGCGCACGGTTATCTGATCAATGAGTTTTTATCGCCTATTCCAAACAAAAGAAGCGATTATTATGGTGGAACCATTGAAAACAGAGCAAGATTTTTATTTGAAATTATTGATAAAGTAAAAGCAGTATGGCCTTCTGAACTTCCAATTGCTGTTCGTATTTCGGCTACAGATTGGATGGAAGATGGCTGGAACATTGATGATTCAGTTTGGTTAAGCAAAAAATTAGCAGGGAAGGGAATTGATATTGTTGATGTTTCTTCTGGTGGTACAGTTCCGAACGCTAAAATTGTAGTGGGGTCCGGGTATCAATTACCATTTGCAAGTAAGATTAAACGTGAGTTGAAAAACCAATTATTAGTGGGAACAGTCGGTATGATTACCAGCGCACATCAGGCCGAAACAATCTTGACCAATGGTGATGCAGATCTTATTTTTATAGGTCGTGAATTTTTACGAAATCCTTATTTTTCTCTAGAGGCGGCAAAACAGCTTCGTTCTGAAGCTCCTGTTCCGAAACCTTACGAGCTTGCCTATTAA
- a CDS encoding nuclear transport factor 2 family protein: protein MSANKNINTVQDYEDVLAAMEGYVHGLKTGNVAELKKTFHKDAIMYGHLGSDLSQGSIDNLYTYVEKFGAAPNIKTNLTVLHKTPTTAVVRIEMEHDAADEDFTDFHSLIKIDGAWKVVAKLFHLYDK, encoded by the coding sequence ATGTCAGCAAATAAAAATATTAACACCGTTCAGGATTATGAAGATGTCTTAGCGGCAATGGAAGGCTATGTTCACGGATTAAAAACAGGAAACGTAGCAGAATTAAAAAAGACCTTTCACAAGGATGCAATCATGTATGGTCATTTAGGTAGTGATCTGTCGCAAGGAAGTATAGATAATCTGTACACCTATGTGGAGAAATTTGGCGCGGCGCCCAATATCAAAACCAATCTTACGGTTTTACACAAAACACCCACTACAGCAGTTGTTCGTATCGAAATGGAACACGATGCTGCCGATGAAGATTTTACAGATTTCCATTCATTGATCAAAATTGATGGAGCTTGGAAAGTTGTTGCAAAACTTTTTCATCTCTACGATAAATAA
- a CDS encoding NAD(P)H-binding protein — MKALVIGANGRVGSLLVNKLAAKYQVLSGSRNPNSANNAYNIKRVYIDLLSDVDTLAESMNDVDVIYFVSGSRGKNLLQIDLHGAIKTMQAAEKARVKRYIMLSSVFALQPERWNESFLSDLTDYNIAKHYADLYLTIQTDLDYTILQPGGLNEGQGTGKIEANVTSPGTNSIANVVDTLVAVLENNSTIGKVILMHDGNTPIDEALNQFG; from the coding sequence ATGAAAGCATTAGTCATTGGAGCAAATGGTAGAGTCGGATCTCTTTTAGTTAATAAACTAGCTGCTAAGTATCAGGTTTTATCGGGCTCAAGAAATCCAAATTCAGCAAATAACGCATATAATATTAAGCGGGTTTATATTGATTTGCTCAGCGATGTTGATACGCTTGCAGAAAGTATGAATGATGTTGATGTCATTTATTTTGTTTCCGGGTCACGTGGTAAAAATCTTTTACAGATAGATCTGCACGGAGCGATTAAAACTATGCAAGCCGCAGAAAAAGCCAGAGTTAAACGTTATATTATGCTGAGCTCAGTTTTTGCATTGCAACCCGAACGCTGGAATGAATCTTTCCTCAGTGATCTTACAGATTATAATATTGCTAAACATTACGCTGATCTCTACCTCACAATCCAAACTGATCTCGATTATACTATTTTGCAACCCGGAGGACTTAACGAAGGGCAAGGAACAGGAAAAATAGAGGCTAATGTTACTAGCCCGGGAACTAATTCTATTGCTAATGTTGTTGATACCCTTGTCGCAGTATTGGAAAATAATTCAACAATTGGTAAGGTTATTTTGATGCATGATGGAAATACACCGATTGATGAAGCACTTAATCAATTTGGATAA
- a CDS encoding PAS domain-containing sensor histidine kinase, producing the protein METIYDHLNSINDNLDNNIYLQALNSAKSGIIITDNKQPDNPIIYCNNAFEDITGYAHNEIIGHNCRFLQAKDRTQPEREQIKDAVKNGKECYLEIRNYRKDGKLFWNELIISPVKNNEGDVTHFIGVQNDISDRKKAENELRDEKASAEKKILERTKELHDNEAFLSSIIQTVRESLLVLDADYRVLSANTHFLNSFKVTQEDTVGKILFELGNHQWNIEALKELLMKILPTNNPVIDFEVEHDFPYIGRKIMLVNAYRIEFEGQYKDRILIAIEDITEKKEIDRRKDDFLSIASHELKTPLTTIKGFVQILTRMAPEEASEKFLTTLEKVSLNVNRLNNLISELLDTSKIQSGNIEIHNEPFQIDTLIHDTVENLSLATDYTINISSNTKATIFGDELQISQVINNLISNAIKYSPGSDKIDIYCNRVGNFVKVSVTDYGMGISQQDHSKIFERFFRARDIQKKFPGMGIGLYICREIIAKHNGTLWVESEIGAGSTFNFTLPIIKKKKE; encoded by the coding sequence TTGGAAACAATATACGACCACCTAAACTCTATCAATGACAATCTCGATAATAACATTTATCTTCAGGCATTAAACTCCGCAAAATCAGGAATAATAATTACTGATAACAAACAGCCTGACAACCCTATCATCTATTGCAATAATGCTTTTGAGGACATTACAGGATATGCTCATAACGAAATTATCGGACACAATTGTCGTTTTCTTCAGGCAAAAGATCGCACACAGCCTGAAAGAGAACAAATAAAGGACGCTGTAAAGAACGGTAAAGAATGTTATTTGGAAATCAGAAACTACAGGAAAGACGGTAAATTATTTTGGAATGAACTTATCATATCGCCCGTAAAAAATAATGAAGGAGATGTTACCCATTTCATTGGGGTTCAAAATGATATCAGTGACCGGAAAAAAGCAGAAAATGAATTACGAGATGAGAAGGCATCGGCTGAGAAAAAGATCCTCGAACGAACCAAGGAACTTCACGATAATGAAGCATTTCTTTCGAGTATTATTCAAACCGTGAGAGAATCTCTTTTAGTTCTTGATGCCGATTACCGGGTTTTAAGTGCCAATACTCACTTCCTGAATTCATTTAAAGTAACACAGGAAGACACTGTAGGGAAAATATTGTTTGAATTGGGAAATCACCAATGGAATATTGAGGCCTTAAAAGAACTGTTAATGAAAATTCTTCCTACCAATAATCCCGTTATCGATTTTGAAGTAGAACATGATTTCCCATATATAGGAAGAAAAATTATGCTTGTTAACGCTTACCGAATAGAGTTTGAAGGGCAGTATAAAGACAGAATATTAATTGCTATTGAAGATATTACAGAAAAAAAAGAAATTGACCGTAGAAAAGATGATTTTCTTTCCATTGCAAGTCATGAATTAAAAACACCTTTAACTACAATTAAAGGATTTGTACAGATTCTTACTCGAATGGCTCCAGAAGAAGCCTCTGAAAAATTCTTGACAACTCTGGAAAAAGTTTCCCTTAATGTTAACAGACTTAATAACCTGATTTCTGAACTGCTGGATACTTCCAAAATACAGTCTGGGAATATAGAAATCCATAATGAACCGTTTCAGATTGATACGCTTATTCATGATACAGTAGAAAATCTTTCTCTTGCAACAGACTACACGATCAATATCAGCAGCAATACGAAGGCTACCATTTTTGGTGACGAGCTGCAGATTTCCCAAGTCATCAATAATTTGATTTCGAATGCCATCAAATATTCACCTGGTTCCGATAAAATTGATATCTACTGTAATAGGGTCGGGAATTTTGTAAAAGTTTCAGTAACAGATTATGGAATGGGAATCAGTCAACAGGATCATTCTAAAATATTTGAAAGATTTTTCAGGGCAAGAGATATTCAAAAAAAATTCCCCGGAATGGGAATAGGTCTTTATATATGTCGTGAGATCATCGCCAAACACAATGGAACACTTTGGGTAGAAAGTGAAATTGGTGCAGGATCAACTTTTAACTTTACATTACCAATTATTAAGAAGAAAAAAGAATAG
- a CDS encoding fatty acid desaturase family protein: protein MSQKVKFSSASGSRFYATVRIRVDDFFNQRQVSRHANKLMWGKTIFFLSGFTGIYLLIISGLMPIWALLPLAILLGMFSAFVGFNVCHDAIHGALSGNKKVNKLFGFIFNLIGANPYVWSITHNVVHHTYTNIPGHDEDIEVAPGLIRIAAEDEVNSIQRYQHWYAFPLYSLASLSWVFRKDYLKFFQKKIGAHQSKHPKLEYFNLFFYKALYYFLFIILPLLVLDVSWWQFLIGFLLLHIAEGLTMGLVFQLAHVVEGTDFPVPNETGQMEEAWAEHQMRTTANFSTHNKLAAFFLGGLNRQIEHHLFPKVCHIHYGEISVIVKETAMEFNLPYIENKSFLSALRSHFLTLKKFGKDSVMN, encoded by the coding sequence ATGTCACAAAAAGTAAAATTCTCATCCGCTTCAGGTTCTCGTTTTTATGCAACAGTCAGGATCAGGGTTGATGATTTTTTCAATCAACGTCAGGTAAGCCGACATGCAAATAAGCTAATGTGGGGTAAGACAATATTTTTCCTTTCAGGGTTCACAGGAATATATCTTTTAATCATCTCTGGACTTATGCCTATTTGGGCGCTTCTTCCATTAGCTATTTTATTGGGTATGTTCAGCGCCTTTGTAGGTTTTAATGTTTGTCATGATGCTATACATGGTGCACTTTCAGGAAATAAAAAAGTAAATAAACTGTTTGGCTTTATTTTTAATCTTATTGGTGCCAATCCTTATGTTTGGAGCATCACCCATAATGTTGTTCACCACACCTATACCAATATTCCCGGACACGATGAAGATATTGAAGTAGCGCCAGGATTGATACGTATTGCTGCCGAAGACGAAGTGAATTCTATCCAGCGATATCAACATTGGTACGCCTTTCCGCTCTATAGCTTGGCATCATTATCATGGGTATTCCGTAAGGATTATCTGAAGTTTTTCCAGAAAAAAATTGGTGCGCATCAGAGCAAGCATCCTAAATTGGAGTATTTCAATTTATTTTTTTATAAAGCGCTTTATTATTTCCTGTTTATTATACTTCCATTATTAGTGCTGGATGTGAGTTGGTGGCAGTTTTTAATTGGTTTTCTCTTGTTGCATATCGCCGAAGGATTAACAATGGGTCTGGTTTTTCAGTTGGCTCACGTTGTGGAAGGTACCGATTTTCCAGTGCCTAATGAAACCGGACAAATGGAAGAGGCTTGGGCGGAACATCAGATGCGTACAACAGCAAATTTTTCAACCCATAATAAACTTGCCGCATTTTTTCTTGGTGGACTCAACAGACAGATCGAACATCACTTGTTTCCTAAAGTCTGTCACATCCATTACGGTGAGATATCCGTTATTGTAAAAGAGACTGCAATGGAGTTCAATTTGCCTTATATTGAAAATAAAAGCTTTCTTTCTGCCCTTCGCTCACATTTTTTAACACTTAAAAAATTCGGTAAAGATTCGGTCATGAACTAG
- a CDS encoding response regulator codes for MQGKKIMICDDDDSILEVLQMMLEIDGHTVFLENNSTNLIKQISNINPDILLMDLWMPVLSGDQLLRTIRTTDELKDLPVIILSASVDGKEIANSAGADMFIAKPFDMDDVSSGVEKLLSV; via the coding sequence ATGCAAGGTAAAAAAATAATGATCTGTGATGATGATGACAGCATCCTGGAGGTTCTTCAAATGATGCTTGAGATTGACGGCCATACTGTTTTTTTAGAAAACAACAGTACCAATCTTATTAAACAAATAAGCAATATTAACCCTGATATTTTACTCATGGATCTTTGGATGCCGGTTCTTTCAGGTGACCAATTGCTTAGAACGATAAGAACAACTGATGAGTTAAAAGACCTGCCTGTTATTATTCTATCTGCAAGCGTTGATGGTAAGGAAATAGCAAACAGTGCAGGTGCAGATATGTTCATCGCAAAACCTTTTGATATGGATGATGTTTCTTCAGGAGTAGAAAAACTACTTTCAGTCTAG
- a CDS encoding nuclear transport factor 2 family protein: protein MKNIQNRKNIISSSVNSNPDGLRQNIGKISKKIFSSVPTVAIISAFTVGGLLISCQDKNNQNNKIEVMQNNQEQTEAILKPIDLYVEAGRKGDGNIAKLAFASTATMSWSEDGALKSVPIQALFDGFSAAEPMEANYQLTTLDAEGDVAIVRIESQFGANKYADMFTLVKDGNDWKIVSKIYQTIK, encoded by the coding sequence ATGAAAAACATTCAAAACCGTAAAAACATTATTTCGAGTTCCGTAAATTCTAATCCTGATGGGTTAAGGCAAAACATTGGAAAAATTTCGAAAAAAATATTTTCTTCAGTGCCAACTGTAGCAATTATCTCAGCCTTTACCGTTGGCGGATTATTAATCTCATGTCAAGATAAAAACAATCAAAACAATAAAATAGAAGTTATGCAAAACAATCAAGAACAAACAGAAGCTATCCTGAAACCAATAGATTTATATGTTGAAGCAGGAAGAAAAGGCGATGGCAATATTGCTAAACTGGCATTTGCGTCAACTGCAACCATGTCATGGTCTGAAGATGGAGCATTGAAAAGTGTTCCAATACAGGCCCTTTTTGACGGATTTTCCGCAGCAGAGCCAATGGAAGCAAATTACCAACTGACAACTTTAGATGCAGAGGGAGATGTAGCAATCGTGAGAATCGAATCTCAGTTTGGAGCCAACAAATATGCCGATATGTTTACACTGGTAAAAGACGGTAACGATTGGAAAATTGTCAGTAAAATTTATCAAACCATAAAATAA
- a CDS encoding SDR family oxidoreductase — protein MKKLNESVTIITGASSGIGAATALQLAKAGTSIVLVSRADDKIEKVKQQIQDGGGKAEIFVADVTDIEQMKGMVDFAIEKFGRIDNLVNNAGLMLFSQWKDVAIDEWNAMIDTNIKGYLNAIAAVLPKMLEQKSGHIVNMGSVAGINIDVGAGIYHGTKFFVRAITESLRKEVSVHKGIKISLISPGVINTGWADKVTNKEGAEIAAELNKQAIEPEDIANAVLFAFDQPDNVNVNDIVISPTLQDW, from the coding sequence ATGAAAAAATTAAATGAGTCAGTCACCATTATTACTGGTGCATCTTCAGGAATTGGTGCGGCAACAGCATTACAATTAGCCAAAGCCGGAACCAGTATTGTTTTGGTATCCAGAGCTGATGATAAAATAGAGAAAGTTAAACAACAGATTCAAGATGGAGGGGGTAAAGCTGAGATCTTTGTTGCCGATGTAACAGATATAGAGCAAATGAAAGGTATGGTTGATTTTGCCATTGAGAAATTTGGAAGGATAGATAACTTGGTTAACAATGCTGGTCTGATGTTATTTTCACAATGGAAGGACGTCGCGATTGATGAGTGGAATGCAATGATTGATACCAATATCAAGGGTTATCTGAATGCAATTGCAGCAGTTCTTCCTAAAATGTTGGAGCAGAAATCCGGTCATATTGTCAATATGGGCTCTGTGGCAGGAATCAATATCGACGTCGGTGCAGGTATCTATCACGGGACTAAATTTTTCGTTCGGGCAATTACCGAAAGTTTAAGAAAAGAAGTTTCTGTTCATAAAGGAATTAAGATAAGCTTGATAAGTCCGGGAGTGATTAACACTGGATGGGCAGATAAAGTGACCAATAAGGAAGGGGCGGAAATCGCGGCAGAGCTGAACAAGCAGGCTATTGAACCTGAAGACATTGCTAATGCTGTGTTATTTGCATTTGATCAACCTGATAATGTCAACGTGAATGATATCGTTATCAGCCCAACTTTGCAAGACTGGTAA